In Bacillus sp. 2205SS5-2, the sequence GATAGCCATATCAGCTAATTTAATGAGCATTTCTTGTTCTTTCACTAGCGAAACACCGAATTTTTCAGAAGCGATACCAGCACACACTAAAAATAGATGACGCAGGATATCCACGGCTTCTTGTTCTCTGATCATTAACCCTGAATAAGAACCGACGGGATTTTCTAACTGATGCCACGCTGCCTCAATATTCGATTGGAGCGATATTTCTCCTCTCATCGATTTTCGAAATAGATGGGTAGGAATAAGTAATCGATTGATTTCGTTGGTTCCTTCAAATATCCGATTGATACGAGAATCACGATACATTTGGTCGATGCCATATTCTTGCATAAATCCAGCTCCACCATGAAGTTGTAGGGCCTCGTCAGCTACAAAATCAAGCGTCTCTGAGCCATAAACTTTGCAGATGGCACATTCTGTTGCGTATTCACTTAATCTTTGGGCGACCAACTCTTGATCGCTAGCTTCATCCAAACTACCAAGAGCATCTTCTAAAAGTCCTGCGGTTCGATATTGAAGGGATTCCGTCGCATACAGTCTAGCGGCCATTTTTGCTACTTTTTCCTTAGAAGCTGGAAAATCAGCTATTTTTGAGTTGAATTGTATTCGTTCGTTAATAAATTTTATGGTTTTCTTAAACCCTGCTTTAGCGCCCCCCATACAAGCTGAACCTAAGTTAAAACGACCTAAATTGAGAACATTTAAGGCGATGATATGGCCTTTTCCAACCTCACCGAGTAAATTCTCAGCGGGAACTTCACAATCCTCTAATAGGACGGAACAGGTTGAAGAACCTTTAATACCCATCTTTTTCTCTTCAGGTCCTATTGAGAGGCCAGGGAAATTTCTTTCCACAATAAAAGCGGAAAAGTGCTGACCATCAACTTTTGCATACACAATAAAGGTGTGAGAAAACGCTGCATTTGTGATATAAATTTTCGTCCCATTTAAGAGATAATGGGTTCCTTTTTCATTTAAAACAGCTGTAGTCTCTGCTGCTAGCGCATCTGATCCTGCATTCGCTTCGGTTAAACAATAGGCTCCAATATACTCTCCTGACGCCATTTTGGGAAGATAGCTTGATTTTTGCTTTGGTGTACCAAAATAGGTGATAGGTAAGGTTGCAATACATGTATGGTTAGCATGAGCCACTCCGTACCCACTACTCGGACCAATCATTTCTCCAACAATCCCTTTGCTCACCTTATCTAAACCCAGTCCACCGTATTGTTCTGGAATACTGTGAGCTAATAACCCTATATCTCCTGCTCGCTTTAACAAAGAAACTACTGTAGAGAAGTCTTGATTTTCTATTTTTTCTTTGCAGGGAATCACTTCTTTTTCGATAAACTTCTGAGCTGTTTTGGCAATCAGCAACTGTTCATCCGTAAAGTCTTCTGGCGTGAAAAAACGATTAAGAGAAGTATCTTTCAATAGAAAGTGGCTTCCGTGAACTCGTTCATTCGTTTTCCCCAAAATAACATCACTCCTTTTGTAGATTCGAGAGCTGATTCACAACTTTTTGATCTTCTAGAATCGGAACAATCGGCAGGTTTCTTTTCGTTGAAGCGAATAAAACTTCATCGAAAGAACTTACTTTTTGTAAAAACTGCCCAACTGAAGAAGCAGACAGGACATCGACCATTTTCGACGTCCCTTGATAAAAGAAAAGAGCCGTTTTAGCCGCATCACTTAGACTGTAGATTTGTTCATTATCCTTCATTAAACAATGAATAAAATCACCCGCACCGTAAAAATCCTCTAAACAAAACTCTCCCGAATTACCTGCACAGATCACGACAATCGTCTCTGCTCCTTTGATTTTTTTTACAGCATCAGAGACCGC encodes:
- a CDS encoding acyl-CoA dehydrogenase family protein; protein product: MGKTNERVHGSHFLLKDTSLNRFFTPEDFTDEQLLIAKTAQKFIEKEVIPCKEKIENQDFSTVVSLLKRAGDIGLLAHSIPEQYGGLGLDKVSKGIVGEMIGPSSGYGVAHANHTCIATLPITYFGTPKQKSSYLPKMASGEYIGAYCLTEANAGSDALAAETTAVLNEKGTHYLLNGTKIYITNAAFSHTFIVYAKVDGQHFSAFIVERNFPGLSIGPEEKKMGIKGSSTCSVLLEDCEVPAENLLGEVGKGHIIALNVLNLGRFNLGSACMGGAKAGFKKTIKFINERIQFNSKIADFPASKEKVAKMAARLYATESLQYRTAGLLEDALGSLDEASDQELVAQRLSEYATECAICKVYGSETLDFVADEALQLHGGAGFMQEYGIDQMYRDSRINRIFEGTNEINRLLIPTHLFRKSMRGEISLQSNIEAAWHQLENPVGSYSGLMIREQEAVDILRHLFLVCAGIASEKFGVSLVKEQEMLIKLADMAIALFAGESVVYRTLKSIECNGENRSELKMDLTRTTLEESMLVAEQHARWIISILTSGEKLQHILSIIFNERNRYTSFDNAIFRNRRIAEKQYEMHSYVC